Sequence from the Carassius gibelio isolate Cgi1373 ecotype wild population from Czech Republic chromosome A7, carGib1.2-hapl.c, whole genome shotgun sequence genome:
GTTAGTTCCTAAACCTGATGAGCCCAAGCTAATGGATGACATTGCACATAGCAACCCCTGACCTTTCCCCTTTCAGCCTCCCGTGAGCTGGAGATCATCAAGCGTAGTCTGGACTCTTTCTCTTACAGCACGTGTGTCCACTTCTTCCCCCGCAGCAATGAGAGAGACTATATCAGCATTGGGTTTCGCAGTGGGTAACACATAACACAATCAAAACCAAAATCAGAAAAACATCACAAGCCAATCCAGAATTTGTTTCAAGACAATCCAAAAAGTACAGAAGACAAAAATTAAGGTTTGGATCTGCACCATGGGACTGCAAACAAACATGtttagaataagaataagaatcagAGGAAGAAGCAGAATTCCATTAGAATGAGAAATACATCCCAGATGTAACTTATTGATGAAGAGATAAAGATAACATTCTGAGAtgggtaaaaaaataattaatattttatggatTTCTGTTTTACAGATGCTACTCATATGTTGGTCGTCAAGGTTACAGCCAGACTTTGTCTCTGGCCTGTAATGGCTGTCTTTACCACAGCACTGTGCAGCATGGGTCGCCGTGATTttaccaagtaagacatgttcctggatcaacatcttttgatgatcctgaaTCAACATTATTAACCAAAAATATAGATTAAACCCAAtctctacccctaaacctaaccctacccataatttattcctaaaatcagagggaattatagctgattaacaagagtgtagaataACCTAACCCTgtttttaagcctaaaacagatatttcttatgtaaagaaaatatgagtttatagttatagttatcttTTTACTGAATTGATGCGGGAACAAATAGTTTCCAAAGTTCAGTAGGCCAATCAATCATCTGAAACACTGAATTACACAGTAGAGCTGTTGGGTCACATGTGTTGAGAAATGTCATGCTTGCATCATGTCTTTAAACACAGAAGGTGGGTGGTATTATTGTGTAAAATGTGACCAAACTGTTCACATTCTCAACCCTTCTGACCATCTGTGGAATCACACACTGTCAAAACTAGGAAACCTCAAACAACTGCTGTTGCACCAAATATCTTGCTTTTCATATCTATACTAACCGCATGATTTCAAGAGTGAGTGTGTTTTGGATACAACCGTTTGGTAACCAAGAAATTAATGTTGCTTAATTAACTCCGTTGCAACTGgtttgaaaaaatattacaagAGATTTGAGAGTTTGAGAGTTTCTGCAAATTTTCCAGAATTAATTTGGATTCAATAACTACACATTTAACTAAACATGTATGTTAGCAACAGCCAAAAATCTATTAGTCATGGCATTTTATTATCtgatgtttaaaaaacaaataaagtatCAGTTCATCAAGTAGGACGTACATTTATTTTGCTCTTCCAGACTCCAATGAGCTGGAGATTCCAGTGTTTAGATTCTTCAAAATACAGCTCCTGGATCCATTTGATGAGAGGAAAGAGATTACAACTGCATTCAGCCGTGTAGTTTTACCACAGAACCTGCATTCAAAAACATCAGAAAGAATCACAACATTAATATTTGTTGAAATAATGGCAAATTAgatttaagaagaaaaaataaaataaaacatttgtaacaGATCATACAGATGAGAGATATAAAACCAGAGACAAAAGAATAACTGAAATCATTTTCCAATATATGTATtaagttataaaataatttgtataacaaatgaataaatactaaattaatattatataattatatcacAAGTGTTTACTCGCTGGTATTTCATCAGGTTTGTGTGTGACATGAGGGAATTTCACACCTGTTCTCCTTCAAACAACGTGTCAGCATGTCTACCGTACTTCTGGCCATATCAGTAAAGATTGTATAGATACGGTATCGGTATAAAACCTACGTGTGGCTGTAGTGTGGCACTGGCTTTGGAAATCTACGGTAAGAGAGCTGGAATGTTTCCCCTCTCTCTGTTTAAAGCAATATATATTTCATCAAGTTGTAACATTGTTTGAGGATTAGTTGAGGAAAGATACTTGTTTATAATGATCATACAGTATGTGATTCTAATGCAGATCAGAAATCTATAAGTAGTTATGTTGAATATCATTGTTATGGTGTCCACCCTGTGATGGACTGACCACATCTCCAGGGTGTTTTCCTGCCTTTGCCCAGTGACTACATAGAATAAGAGGGTAGAAAATGGATGGATATTATGAAATGTTGATAAGTATTAGTAAAAGAGCTGAAGTTGACCTTCATTTGAGGCACTCTGCCTAAACAGCTGTGGCTTGGTTCTTTCTACAGGTCTTCGGACACCATGTTTTTGACCAGGGTGACTTTTGGCCTGCTGGCCCTGCTTTTCGTCTTCTCTGTTAGAGCTGAGGAGATGGTAAGACTTTTATATCAGTATGTTGTAAATGATGCATGCAAAATCATTGCATTATGCATTATGCACACATCTCTCTGATACTAATTATTGTTAGAATTGAGAATGTAAAATGATGAGTTTGACTTGgggaaatgtttctttttcatgtCCCTTTTGTGTGTGGTGTTCTGGCATAACTCACACGTAGCCTGGTAAGTCAAATACTCCAGCAGCTCTGACTTTACATACTCTATAAGACTGTAAGAAATGAAACAATTTAGCAAAGGCTAACTGTTTCTGCATGATGAACGTCAAAGTAATGGTTCATTAGTGAATGTgttgatgtatttttattatagttgCTGAGGACAAGTCTGCTCAGCTGTCTGTGTCTGAACTGCTGCACAGAGCCAACAGAGGCATCAGTACGTTCTCACCACATACTCACCAATAAACATCAATCTGCTGCACCTGTTATTTACTAAAAGATACCAAATGAACTGTTTATGTGTTAGTTCCTGAACCTGATGAGCCCAAGCTAATGGATGACATTGCTGTGGATGAGAGAAATGCTGATCCCTGCACCTCCCTTGGCTGCCTCTGGCAGAAATCCGGTGACGGAAGGATTTATGTGCCTTACGTCATCGCCAACCACTATTGTAAGCCACTAGTATTAtgatttatgttttcatttatagCCCAAAGAGAATAAAGAATAGGACAGGTTCGTGGCACTTTAAAATTTACTATGGGTAGGAGACCTTGAGTGCAATGTAATTCACATCGGATAAAAGTATCtaccaaaaataaatgtatgcaagTTATCTTTTAAAACCTGATGACAAGATGTAAAGCTTCTTTCATTACAGTAGCTCTTTACTCTTCCTGATTTTAGGGCAAGTCTTATTATTAGTGCCAAAGCCTGTGATTGTGAAACAAAGTAAATATTTCCATAGCAACCCCTGACCTTTGCCCTTTCAGCCTCCCGTGAGGTGGAGATCATCAAGCGTGGTCTGGACTCTTTCTCTTACAGCACGTGTATCCGCTTCTTCCCCCGCTACAATGAGAGAGACTATATCAGCATTGAGTCTCGCAGTGGGTATGAAGCAGAAACAAACTAGAGAATAGATTATAGTGGAAGTCAGAATGAACATTTCacattattgtaaaaaaacaaacaacaaaaagacaGGTAGAAGCCTCAGAATGAGAATCACACTAACATTTAGAGtgatgttaatgaaaatacatatGTGATCAAGAGATGGATTCTGTTGTTTTACAGATGCTACTCATATGTTGGCCGTCAAGGTTACAGCCAGACTTTGTCTCTGGCCCGTAATGGCTGTCTTTACCACAGCACTGTGCAGCATGAGCTTCTCCACGCTCTTGGCTTCAACCATGAACAGACCCGCAGTGACCGTGACAATCACATCCAAGTCATCTGGGAGAACATCAGTGATGGTACACTGTTAATAACAAATCCATTTAGCGATCAGTCCAGTACTTTAATTCACATTTACTacactaaatgttttatttgctcaTTAGACATGAAGTACAACTTCAACAAAATCAACACCCTAAACCAGGGAACTCCCTATGACTACAGCTCTGTGATGCAGTACGAGAGGTGAGCGAGTCCTGTATGAGGAGATGTGGTTTCTCGGTGTGTAAGACTGTCATGTAATTGCATCTGTCTCTTGCTCTGTCAGATATGCTTTCTCCAAGAATGGCCTCCCCACTATGATTCCCATTCCTAACAATAATGCTGCGCTGGGTACATCTACTGAGATGAGCCAGAATGACATCATCAGAATCAACAGGCTCTACGAGTGCTGTGAGTGACACATTACTACCTAGGCCCCACTATTTAGCACATGATGTATTAATAAGGTATGGCTAAGTTATTAAATGATTGCATACATTGTGATTGCATTGCCCAGCAAATCTGtcatgatatataaaaaaaaaagagaaaaaagaaattaaCACAAAAATAAGTAAGGGGAACTTTAAAGTGATTGACTTTAGTGATTTCCCTGTCTTTTAGGAGCTGTGAAATTGCATTCCTCACCCAGAAATGCAGCTCAGAGCAGGCAATTTACTGAAGATCCAAAGTCTTATGAATGTTGTT
This genomic interval carries:
- the LOC128016826 gene encoding low choriolytic enzyme-like; this translates as MFLTRVTFGLLALLFVFSVRAEEMPVAEDKSAQLSVSELLHRANRGIIPEPDEPKLMDDIAVDERNADPCTSLGCLWQKSGDGRIYVPYVIANHYSSREVEIIKRGLDSFSYSTCIRFFPRYNERDYISIESRSGCYSYVGRQGYSQTLSLARNGCLYHSTVQHELLHALGFNHEQTRSDRDNHIQVIWENISDDMKYNFNKINTLNQGTPYDYSSVMQYERYAFSKNGLPTMIPIPNNNAALGTSTEMSQNDIIRINRLYECCE